From Pseudobdellovibrio exovorus JSS, a single genomic window includes:
- the nth gene encoding endonuclease III: MTLANRKVSSSRQLTKKSATKVEFDFVLKKLKKHYPYAHCALHFTNPFELLVATILSAQCTDERVNKVTPHLFEAYPDSFSMSEAPVEEIEEIIKSTGFFRNKARNIKMCAQELVEKYKGEVPQTLEELHALPGVGRKTANVVLGNAFGIASGVVVDTHVTRLSNRFGWVKMTDAVKIEMKLNKMCPQKDWIMLSHYLIAHGREICVARSPKCDICFLQEACPKRGV, from the coding sequence GTGACTTTGGCGAATCGGAAGGTTAGTTCTTCTCGGCAGCTTACTAAAAAATCTGCGACAAAAGTCGAGTTTGATTTCGTCCTTAAAAAACTAAAAAAACATTATCCCTATGCTCACTGTGCTTTGCACTTCACGAATCCATTTGAGCTTTTAGTGGCCACGATCCTGTCGGCACAATGCACTGATGAGCGAGTTAACAAAGTGACTCCGCATCTATTTGAAGCGTATCCCGATAGTTTCAGTATGAGCGAGGCTCCAGTTGAAGAAATCGAAGAGATCATTAAATCCACTGGTTTTTTTCGCAATAAGGCTCGCAATATCAAAATGTGCGCGCAAGAGCTTGTGGAAAAGTACAAGGGTGAAGTTCCACAGACGCTAGAAGAGCTGCACGCACTTCCCGGTGTGGGCCGTAAAACTGCCAATGTGGTTTTGGGGAACGCTTTTGGTATAGCGTCAGGTGTTGTCGTGGATACTCATGTCACAAGACTGTCGAATCGTTTTGGCTGGGTTAAAATGACCGATGCGGTAAAAATCGAAATGAAACTCAATAAGATGTGTCCACAGAAGGACTGGATCATGCTGTCGCATTATTTGATCGCACATGGTCGGGAAATCTGTGTAGCACGTAGTCCTAAATGTGATATCTGTTTTCTTCAGGAAGCTTGTCCTAAGCGTGGAGTTTAG
- a CDS encoding ferredoxin, with protein MAELDQKWKENKPGKMFVDQSCIACDACVLSAPKNFAMHEEDGHAFVVKQPDTPEEEAACKEAMEGCPVEAIGDFGESEG; from the coding sequence ATGGCTGAGCTGGATCAGAAATGGAAAGAAAACAAACCAGGTAAAATGTTTGTTGATCAGTCTTGTATTGCCTGTGACGCCTGTGTTCTTTCAGCGCCGAAAAACTTTGCCATGCACGAAGAAGATGGCCACGCCTTTGTGGTGAAGCAACCCGATACTCCAGAAGAAGAAGCTGCATGTAAAGAGGCGATGGAGGGATGTCCTGTAGAGGCCATCGGTGACTTTGGCGAATCGGAAGGTTAG
- a CDS encoding GNAT family N-acetyltransferase, which yields MSTTALHTGGAMEGPRSPESHEWTRLVDFLNANLRQNEQWPITSEYPTALTANNIHNMSIITEDEKIIAHAVLKTLIVKTPHAVFKVGAIGSVITHPEHRQKGYSRKNIEKCIELAQKQECDLVILWTDQFDFYRKMGFELAGFDYNYLLEKSEPVKNNQLRFVSGNNVDPEALQRLYSQHTVHAVRSTEDFRQFLKIPNTHLFTAWNQNNQLLAYAAEGKGADLTNYVHEWAGQVDVLMDLFRYIRNQKNETLTVMVPSHSQNMRRHLEQGATLAHQGFLGMLKIVNTDALLAKIKKAFRAEGFDKIVLEKQESHFVFGFGTDLYTLEHESDLVQLLFGPMNINSLSFVSDDTRYKLSALLPMPLWVWGWDSI from the coding sequence ATGAGCACGACTGCGCTGCATACTGGAGGAGCTATGGAAGGACCCCGTTCACCCGAGAGCCATGAATGGACTCGCCTTGTAGACTTTTTAAATGCAAATTTAAGGCAAAATGAGCAGTGGCCTATCACGAGCGAGTACCCAACGGCTCTAACTGCTAACAATATTCACAACATGAGCATCATCACCGAAGATGAAAAAATTATAGCCCATGCCGTGCTGAAAACCCTGATCGTTAAGACCCCACATGCCGTTTTTAAAGTGGGGGCCATCGGATCTGTGATCACACACCCCGAACATCGCCAAAAAGGCTACAGCCGAAAAAACATCGAAAAATGCATCGAGCTGGCGCAAAAACAAGAATGTGATCTGGTGATTCTATGGACCGACCAATTTGATTTCTATCGCAAAATGGGCTTTGAATTAGCCGGTTTCGATTACAATTACCTTTTAGAAAAATCAGAACCTGTTAAGAATAATCAACTGCGATTTGTTTCTGGGAACAATGTAGATCCAGAAGCTCTACAGCGTCTTTACTCGCAACACACAGTACATGCCGTGCGCAGCACCGAAGACTTCAGACAGTTTTTAAAAATTCCGAATACTCACCTTTTCACAGCATGGAATCAAAACAATCAATTACTGGCTTATGCTGCTGAAGGAAAAGGAGCCGACCTCACAAACTACGTACACGAGTGGGCTGGACAAGTCGATGTCTTGATGGATCTGTTTCGTTACATCCGCAATCAAAAGAATGAAACTCTAACGGTCATGGTGCCATCACATTCTCAGAATATGCGCCGTCACCTTGAGCAAGGTGCTACATTAGCCCATCAAGGCTTTTTAGGAATGCTAAAGATCGTCAATACGGATGCTCTGTTAGCTAAAATAAAAAAAGCTTTCCGCGCTGAAGGCTTTGATAAAATCGTTCTTGAAAAACAAGAAAGTCATTTTGTGTTCGGCTTTGGCACAGATCTTTATACTCTTGAACATGAATCGGACCTCGTTCAACTTTTATTTGGTCCAATGAATATCAACTCTTTAAGTTTTGTTTCGGACGACACTCGTTACAAACTTTCAGCACTATTGCCTATGCCGCTTTGGGTATGGGGTTGGGACTCTATATGA
- a CDS encoding D-alanine--D-alanine ligase family protein gives MKKKIALVFGGRSAEHEVSIKSARNIYKAIDTQLFTPILIGVSKEGSWYHFENDSVFEMPALTDNNLNPDQAICLLSHNEKPHMLLLKNGEKVSLDCAFPIIHGTMGEDGTLQGYFKILNIPFVGCSVLSSAVGMDKDYMKRLLTEAQIPNSRYVVLTRSQPLSYAQITEKLGSPFFIKPANAGSSVGVHKVKDATSFTTLLADSFLYDHKVIAEEFIEGREVECAVLGLNQNPKASLPGELIVKHEFYSYEAKYLDAQGAEIVIPANLTTEQIQAVQTLAKQTYTALGCDGLTRVDFFIRKNGQVYVNEINTLPGFTQISMYPKMWEASGISYSQLISDLIHLAFEKHQHDNSLKMSF, from the coding sequence ATGAAGAAAAAAATCGCCTTAGTGTTCGGCGGTCGTTCAGCCGAACATGAAGTTTCAATTAAATCCGCTCGCAATATCTACAAAGCTATCGATACTCAATTATTTACCCCGATTCTAATCGGTGTTTCCAAAGAGGGAAGTTGGTATCATTTCGAAAATGATTCCGTTTTTGAAATGCCCGCTCTGACAGATAACAATTTGAATCCAGATCAAGCGATTTGCCTGCTGAGCCATAATGAAAAGCCTCACATGCTCTTACTTAAAAACGGCGAAAAAGTATCTTTAGATTGTGCCTTCCCTATCATTCACGGAACTATGGGCGAAGATGGAACTCTTCAAGGATATTTTAAAATTCTCAATATCCCATTTGTCGGCTGTAGTGTTCTAAGCAGTGCTGTCGGCATGGATAAAGACTACATGAAACGTCTTCTGACTGAAGCTCAGATTCCCAACTCACGTTATGTTGTTCTGACAAGGTCTCAACCTTTAAGTTACGCGCAAATCACAGAAAAGTTAGGAAGTCCGTTTTTTATTAAACCTGCTAATGCGGGTTCCTCTGTGGGCGTTCACAAAGTGAAAGATGCCACATCGTTTACTACTCTTTTGGCTGACTCTTTTCTATATGATCACAAAGTGATCGCTGAAGAATTTATCGAAGGGCGTGAAGTGGAGTGCGCTGTTTTGGGTTTAAACCAAAATCCAAAAGCCTCTTTGCCAGGTGAGTTGATTGTAAAACATGAATTCTATTCTTACGAAGCGAAGTATTTAGATGCGCAAGGGGCTGAAATTGTTATTCCTGCCAATCTAACAACAGAACAAATTCAAGCCGTGCAAACTCTAGCAAAGCAAACTTACACAGCTTTGGGATGCGATGGTTTAACTCGTGTGGACTTCTTCATTCGAAAAAATGGACAGGTCTATGTGAACGAGATCAACACTCTACCTGGTTTCACTCAAATTTCGATGTATCCAAAGATGTGGGAAGCCAGTGGAATTTCCTATTCACAGCTGATTTCCGATCTGATTCATTTGGCTTTTGAAAAACATCAGCACGACAATAGCCTTAAGATGAGCTTCTAG
- a CDS encoding aldehyde dehydrogenase family protein: protein MQIASFIDNEIYQSSESFTALNPYTLEPQHEVKSCDLMGLVMAIQAANRAFAQWRTSSYDERIQVVEKIYESLKQNADRYALLEAQDQGLPLHFVQKYGIQKSLQTIESTLNIFKSSAASITDANTELPQYAPVGVIAIVAPWNLSLRVTLDRLIPALLAGNAVVVKVSSHSVVTAAILGEILQNAGIVKGLVNVLVSQDKEVKKALLAHPGVRAISVAGNIQTAQSVLASSATFLSQQFKKVQISSGSKNSAVVLAEPTDQIFTEVMESFMLGQGQLVWNSSRLFILEKFESDWEERIRNYLAALRPSESVEDTSVWTPCLKRDSFEKFDEIKQQAHVDKAKLLLTEFMLSEQQKKVFLPPVFTKDMSRCSTLQQDQIHSPFYILSAVKYPFDVAKYSNVSYFGFAAHLWGEPEKLKKVAEALDVGLVTYNRSSFDVVGPVAGVKQSGFGQQDFQSFGDFFSNVKKLSF from the coding sequence ATGCAAATCGCCAGTTTTATTGATAACGAAATCTATCAATCGAGTGAGTCATTTACCGCATTAAATCCCTATACCTTAGAGCCACAGCATGAAGTAAAGTCCTGTGACCTGATGGGCTTAGTTATGGCCATACAGGCGGCTAATCGTGCGTTTGCGCAGTGGCGTACAAGTTCATATGACGAACGTATCCAAGTTGTTGAAAAAATATATGAATCTTTAAAACAGAATGCCGATCGCTATGCTTTGTTAGAGGCTCAGGATCAGGGGTTACCGCTTCATTTTGTTCAAAAGTATGGGATTCAAAAAAGTCTACAGACGATAGAGTCCACACTGAATATATTTAAGTCGTCGGCGGCCTCTATCACTGACGCCAATACAGAGCTGCCGCAGTATGCTCCTGTCGGAGTTATCGCCATCGTAGCTCCGTGGAATCTTTCTTTAAGAGTAACATTGGATCGCCTAATTCCTGCATTGTTGGCGGGGAATGCGGTGGTGGTAAAGGTCTCGTCACATTCTGTTGTAACGGCGGCTATTCTGGGCGAGATCCTACAAAATGCGGGTATTGTGAAAGGCTTAGTGAATGTTTTGGTCAGCCAAGACAAAGAAGTTAAAAAAGCCCTGTTGGCCCATCCGGGTGTGCGCGCTATTTCGGTTGCAGGGAATATTCAGACAGCCCAAAGTGTATTGGCATCTTCTGCTACATTTTTATCGCAGCAATTTAAAAAAGTTCAGATATCTTCTGGCTCTAAAAATTCAGCCGTAGTTTTAGCTGAACCTACAGATCAGATTTTTACAGAGGTGATGGAATCTTTTATGTTAGGGCAGGGACAATTGGTCTGGAACTCATCCCGTCTTTTTATCCTTGAAAAGTTTGAGTCCGATTGGGAAGAACGTATTCGTAATTATTTAGCCGCTTTGCGACCATCGGAGTCTGTTGAAGACACATCCGTTTGGACACCCTGTTTGAAGCGAGATTCCTTCGAGAAGTTTGACGAGATCAAACAACAGGCCCACGTAGATAAAGCGAAGCTTTTGCTGACCGAGTTCATGTTAAGTGAGCAACAAAAGAAAGTCTTTTTGCCGCCAGTATTCACTAAAGATATGTCTCGCTGTTCGACTTTGCAGCAAGACCAAATTCATTCTCCGTTTTATATTTTATCTGCGGTCAAATATCCATTTGATGTGGCGAAGTATTCGAATGTTTCTTATTTTGGATTTGCGGCTCACCTTTGGGGTGAACCCGAGAAACTGAAGAAGGTGGCTGAGGCTCTCGATGTAGGTCTAGTGACCTACAATCGTTCTTCATTTGATGTTGTCGGGCCTGTAGCTGGCGTCAAGCAGTCAGGGTTTGGCCAGCAGGACTTTCAAAGTTTTGGCGATTTCTTTTCAAACGTCAAAAAGCTGTCTTTTTAA
- a CDS encoding HIT family protein, translated as MSSIFTKIIQGELPCYKIHEDDKTFSFLALDQVNLGHTLVIPKQEVNHWFDVPADVYTQVGLNAQKIAKAIQAATGCPRVGTIVAGFEVPHYHLHLIPAWSIPDLDFKRAQKKSADEMTDIQNKILSFLK; from the coding sequence ATGTCGTCAATTTTTACAAAAATCATTCAGGGCGAACTTCCTTGTTATAAAATCCACGAAGATGACAAGACCTTTTCTTTTTTAGCACTAGACCAAGTGAATTTAGGGCACACTCTTGTGATTCCAAAACAAGAGGTCAATCATTGGTTTGATGTGCCAGCCGATGTTTACACGCAAGTAGGATTAAACGCTCAGAAGATCGCTAAGGCGATTCAGGCGGCGACAGGTTGCCCTCGTGTTGGCACTATCGTTGCGGGCTTTGAGGTTCCTCATTACCACTTACATTTAATTCCAGCATGGAGCATTCCTGATCTGGACTTCAAGCGAGCACAAAAAAAATCTGCAGACGAGATGACAGATATTCAAAATAAAATTTTGAGTTTTTTAAAGTAA
- a CDS encoding LEA type 2 family protein, with amino-acid sequence MFRTMKLSLSNLMCLLMFFAMSSCTTISETFRHAELTLVEFQSTPVAGNEYAATIKLSFKNPNTYAIQIGEVNYKLVINDDDVVSGKFDKSMTLQPNSEESVTAKIKFKYTSDQQGTSNNLIVEPYVLSGTASVGLHVMHFNHKGEFVSSRK; translated from the coding sequence ATGTTCCGTACTATGAAGTTAAGTCTATCAAATTTAATGTGCTTGTTGATGTTTTTTGCGATGTCATCTTGTACAACGATTTCAGAGACCTTCCGTCACGCTGAGCTGACGTTGGTTGAATTTCAATCTACACCAGTTGCTGGCAATGAATATGCGGCCACGATTAAACTTTCTTTTAAAAACCCGAACACTTACGCAATCCAAATTGGTGAGGTTAATTACAAACTTGTTATTAACGATGACGATGTGGTTTCAGGTAAGTTTGATAAAAGCATGACTCTTCAGCCAAACTCAGAAGAGTCTGTAACTGCAAAAATTAAATTTAAGTACACATCAGACCAACAAGGGACATCTAATAATCTTATTGTTGAGCCCTATGTTTTGTCGGGTACAGCTAGTGTTGGGCTGCATGTTATGCACTTCAATCACAAAGGCGAATTCGTCAGTAGCCGTAAATAA
- a CDS encoding LEA type 2 family protein → MKFWISAVLVLMLSSCSSLTKDLLKDPEVKVIDFKVTNVTLEDVSVAVQMNIKNPNPIPLKLDAVNYALKFSGEKVTEGVFDDGVNVPASGENNVTVPFRFKYSSLGNLVTSLLNNTFTREYELDGSAKLGIFSIPFKQKGEVKFNK, encoded by the coding sequence ATGAAATTCTGGATCTCAGCAGTATTAGTTCTTATGCTCTCATCATGTTCGTCTTTAACTAAGGATCTTTTAAAAGATCCTGAAGTTAAAGTGATCGACTTCAAGGTCACAAATGTGACCTTAGAAGATGTGTCTGTTGCGGTTCAGATGAATATCAAAAATCCAAATCCAATCCCACTTAAGTTGGATGCGGTTAACTACGCGCTGAAATTTTCTGGCGAAAAAGTAACTGAAGGCGTTTTTGATGATGGAGTTAATGTTCCCGCATCTGGCGAAAACAATGTAACTGTGCCTTTTCGCTTCAAATACAGTTCTTTGGGCAATTTAGTGACGAGCTTGTTGAATAATACATTCACACGCGAGTATGAATTAGATGGCTCAGCGAAATTGGGAATCTTTTCTATTCCATTTAAGCAAAAAGGCGAAGTGAAGTTTAATAAATAG
- a CDS encoding citrate synthase: MAEVNIYEGAIDKGLEGVVACTTSISFIVGNTLNYRGYTIEDLAANSTFEEVVFLLWNNRLPNKAELTAFSAELNKNMALSPEFIAVLKTLPTNVHPMAWLRTAVSLLAHWDTDANDNSIEANSRKAVRLTAKMGALVTAFEAIRNKREVLAPKADKSIAYNFMYMLKGAEPEADLVKLFDTCLILHADHELNCSAFATRVTTSSLSDMHSAIVSAIGALKGPLHGGANEQVMVMLAKIGTIEKAQQFVQDALSAKEKVMGIGHRVYKDGDPRAAILRKFSEQLTKKIGKPELYEMSALIDDTMNKQKGLMPNVDFYSATVYHSMGIPTDIFTPIFAVSRIAGWIAHANEQYEKNRIYRPRGKWQGKEGLNWQPVEQR; the protein is encoded by the coding sequence ATGGCAGAAGTAAATATTTATGAAGGTGCAATAGATAAGGGTCTTGAAGGAGTTGTTGCCTGCACAACTTCGATTTCATTTATCGTAGGAAATACATTAAACTATCGCGGCTACACGATCGAAGATCTTGCGGCTAATTCAACATTTGAAGAAGTTGTATTTCTACTTTGGAACAATCGCCTACCAAATAAAGCAGAGTTAACAGCATTTTCTGCTGAGCTAAATAAAAACATGGCATTGTCGCCTGAGTTTATCGCGGTGTTAAAAACATTGCCGACAAACGTTCATCCTATGGCGTGGTTGCGTACGGCAGTTTCATTATTAGCTCACTGGGATACAGATGCTAACGATAACTCAATTGAAGCTAACAGCCGCAAAGCGGTTCGTTTAACAGCTAAGATGGGTGCGCTGGTTACTGCGTTTGAAGCGATTCGTAACAAACGTGAAGTGTTAGCCCCAAAAGCTGACAAATCTATCGCGTACAACTTCATGTACATGTTAAAAGGTGCTGAGCCAGAAGCTGACTTAGTAAAACTTTTTGATACATGTCTTATCTTGCATGCAGACCATGAGTTAAACTGTTCTGCATTCGCAACTCGCGTAACAACGTCATCACTTTCAGATATGCACTCTGCAATCGTATCCGCTATCGGTGCTTTAAAAGGACCTTTACATGGTGGAGCGAATGAACAAGTAATGGTGATGTTAGCTAAAATCGGTACTATCGAAAAAGCACAACAATTTGTACAGGATGCTTTAAGTGCTAAAGAAAAAGTAATGGGTATCGGTCACCGCGTTTATAAAGATGGCGATCCTCGTGCAGCGATCTTAAGAAAATTCTCTGAGCAGTTAACTAAAAAAATCGGCAAACCTGAATTGTATGAAATGTCAGCTTTGATTGACGATACGATGAATAAGCAAAAAGGTTTGATGCCGAATGTAGATTTCTACTCGGCAACTGTTTACCACTCAATGGGTATCCCAACTGATATCTTCACTCCGATCTTCGCAGTTTCTCGTATTGCAGGTTGGATTGCTCATGCTAACGAACAATACGAAAAAAATCGTATCTATCGTCCTCGTGGCAAATGGCAAGGTAAAGAAGGCTTAAACTGGCAGCCAGTTGAGCAAAGATAG
- a CDS encoding PP2C family protein-serine/threonine phosphatase — translation MSIDENARLKQKVALLESELSKKNSEVVIYRQELIKISQRLDYLMSQISHDLKVLSEVQKNLMPTEIPTIPGFEISRKFVFGSKHGGDYFDIFEHEDKFKFGILVASSSGYAMSALFLSLILKVSHVLEAKKGNAPDKILQQIADEIKKTAKGEDLTSAFYAVIDRRDFSLQFCSAGKVNGYYLAPHKPVQVLKSSHSAFGVQFSEKLSLATLELEPKSRICVVTEGLENVLGVENIVRIMTDNAKNGVHDLRNELLFQAQRKAGTEEPIRDQTVVVIEVKDRVIKLAK, via the coding sequence ATGTCTATCGATGAGAACGCACGTCTTAAGCAAAAAGTAGCTTTGCTAGAGTCCGAGCTGAGTAAGAAAAATTCAGAAGTTGTTATTTACCGCCAAGAGTTGATTAAGATCTCTCAGCGGTTGGACTATTTGATGTCGCAAATTTCCCACGATTTAAAAGTTTTATCTGAAGTTCAAAAAAATTTAATGCCGACTGAAATTCCCACAATTCCGGGTTTTGAGATCAGCAGAAAGTTTGTTTTCGGCTCTAAACATGGCGGAGACTATTTTGATATATTTGAACATGAAGATAAGTTCAAATTCGGAATTCTGGTGGCGTCATCGTCGGGCTATGCAATGTCAGCCCTTTTTCTATCGTTAATTTTAAAAGTGTCACATGTGTTGGAAGCTAAAAAGGGAAATGCGCCCGATAAAATTCTACAACAAATTGCGGACGAAATAAAAAAAACGGCTAAAGGCGAAGACCTGACCAGCGCTTTTTATGCGGTGATTGATCGGCGTGATTTCTCATTGCAGTTTTGCAGTGCAGGAAAAGTGAACGGGTATTATTTAGCTCCACACAAACCGGTTCAAGTTTTGAAATCTTCGCACAGCGCATTCGGAGTGCAGTTTTCAGAAAAATTAAGTCTGGCCACACTAGAGCTAGAACCCAAGTCGCGCATTTGTGTAGTGACTGAGGGGCTAGAAAACGTACTTGGAGTTGAAAACATAGTGAGAATCATGACTGACAATGCCAAAAATGGTGTCCATGACTTACGCAATGAATTACTTTTTCAGGCTCAAAGAAAAGCTGGGACAGAAGAACCAATTCGCGACCAGACTGTCGTCGTTATCGAAGTCAAAGACAGAGTGATAAAGCTAGCCAAATAA
- a CDS encoding class I SAM-dependent methyltransferase — MNVKNLIIHSDTEEGHVKASQCLEFLTQNNCDLSSIKSIDLTMDIPVMQDLSGNKFKIDFINDKKNYQKIKQSMKKELIARAMGSGRYGDKVLDLSAGLGIDSVFLAQLGFSVTALERNPLIYYALSEAQKQCSDLDVKFVFSEALEFLQNTQEEFPVIYFDPMFPDKTKSALPRQEMVFFRQMVGADEDAAKVLETSIQRQGARRIVVKRPIKAPWLGDRKPQSSIAGKLIRFDIYGGLI, encoded by the coding sequence TTGAATGTAAAGAATCTTATTATCCATTCAGACACGGAAGAGGGCCATGTAAAAGCGTCCCAGTGTCTTGAGTTTTTAACACAGAATAATTGCGACTTAAGCTCTATTAAATCTATTGATCTTACGATGGATATTCCTGTTATGCAGGATTTGTCGGGGAATAAATTTAAAATAGATTTCATAAATGATAAAAAAAATTACCAAAAGATAAAACAGTCGATGAAAAAAGAACTCATTGCCCGCGCTATGGGTTCAGGGCGCTATGGTGACAAAGTTTTAGATCTCAGTGCTGGCTTAGGGATCGACTCTGTGTTTTTGGCTCAGTTGGGGTTTTCTGTGACCGCATTAGAGCGAAACCCATTGATTTATTATGCTCTGAGTGAAGCCCAAAAGCAGTGTTCTGATTTAGATGTGAAATTTGTTTTTTCGGAAGCTCTAGAGTTCTTACAGAATACACAAGAGGAGTTTCCTGTTATCTATTTTGATCCTATGTTTCCAGATAAAACGAAATCGGCATTGCCTCGTCAAGAGATGGTGTTCTTCCGTCAGATGGTCGGAGCCGATGAAGACGCGGCAAAGGTGCTGGAAACTTCGATACAGAGGCAGGGCGCGCGCCGCATAGTGGTCAAGCGACCGATCAAAGCTCCATGGCTAGGGGATAGAAAACCTCAAAGCTCGATTGCAGGAAAGTTAATCCGATTTGATATCTACGGAGGTCTTATATGA
- a CDS encoding UbiA family prenyltransferase has translation MATEYVTVKRSNNAEFLKYLWGRNSKDIRAVPVKTYNLGTPEESVTFELRKATEIQRPNLFKFIASLIKLRSFILILFPLFFVLTKNYVDDRLFDPISIVLASVGMLFLFSGLNIRNDIHDHISGFDRVNIDSSPKPLREGWITARQASWLSMALILVSAVVAFPAFVFQPELVRVLIVSSVLFFVGRFAKKNSYKHQHFGELILFLLAGPGLVSGYQVALGAGIDTEILCFGVLWGFAVLYLVQVNNFAHIMTSSQSKISNTITKLGFDLSQKFLLLMWGAFIVLWTAFHHYFGSRYWTIFGTMLLIFWSVPLFMKITDIKSPMGSGPRLVKRIAHQTFLAMVFIFFLQSLWVLWVDAN, from the coding sequence ATGGCAACAGAGTACGTCACCGTAAAACGCAGCAATAATGCAGAGTTTTTAAAGTACCTTTGGGGGCGAAACTCGAAAGATATACGTGCAGTTCCGGTTAAGACCTACAATTTAGGAACTCCTGAAGAGTCGGTGACTTTTGAGCTAAGAAAAGCTACCGAAATTCAAAGACCTAATTTGTTTAAGTTTATCGCTTCGTTAATTAAGTTACGTAGTTTTATTCTGATTCTATTTCCTCTTTTTTTCGTGCTGACAAAAAACTATGTGGATGATCGTCTGTTTGATCCGATCTCGATAGTGTTGGCCTCTGTGGGGATGCTGTTTTTATTTTCGGGTTTAAACATTCGCAATGATATTCACGACCATATCTCGGGTTTTGATCGTGTAAATATCGATTCTAGTCCTAAACCCCTGCGTGAGGGGTGGATTACAGCTCGTCAGGCCTCTTGGCTTTCGATGGCTTTGATATTGGTTTCTGCTGTTGTGGCATTTCCAGCTTTTGTCTTTCAGCCTGAATTGGTACGTGTCCTGATCGTGTCTTCAGTGCTTTTCTTTGTTGGGCGTTTTGCAAAAAAGAATTCTTATAAGCATCAGCATTTCGGTGAATTGATCTTGTTCCTTCTTGCCGGACCGGGCTTAGTTTCTGGATATCAAGTGGCACTTGGTGCGGGTATTGACACCGAGATTTTATGCTTTGGAGTATTGTGGGGATTTGCTGTTTTGTACTTGGTGCAGGTGAATAACTTCGCGCACATTATGACCTCGTCGCAATCTAAAATTAGCAATACGATAACCAAGCTGGGATTTGATTTGTCTCAGAAATTTTTGCTGTTAATGTGGGGTGCGTTCATTGTCCTATGGACGGCATTCCATCACTACTTTGGCAGTCGCTATTGGACTATTTTTGGAACGATGCTTTTGATTTTCTGGTCGGTCCCACTGTTTATGAAAATCACTGACATCAAAAGCCCAATGGGTTCTGGTCCACGATTAGTTAAGCGCATCGCTCATCAGACATTTTTAGCTATGGTCTTTATCTTTTTCCTACAGAGTTTGTGGGTCCTTTGGGTTGACGCCAATTGA
- a CDS encoding polyprenyl synthetase family protein encodes MNYKIYSPQDFPAYLPKLNSLYDDLFSGGKGFRSKLIGLVSEPLKLEVSTQTLLAQTIEFIHNASLLHDDLIDRSHLRRGKKTAWLKYTPEYAVLAGDYLLARVMVNLSSFGNIKLVQYTAEIISDLLEGEWLQDSVVGDYFVTLEQLDRIHHLKTASLFKWCLRSPFIAREDYTQDLHFVLGEMGAILGQLFQRSDDLLDYDIRNHEGKAVLGDLKSGYLNSVGAFMTRDLSRTQLDQVIKSSSLADLHLAFSSDPQKGKEIFDKKIAEFDQMNTKLIDLYNHHLSTLDSLLNGDEKKLVNNLKPLTEILYWRRKPSS; translated from the coding sequence ATGAATTACAAAATTTACTCCCCTCAGGACTTTCCTGCTTATCTGCCTAAGCTGAATTCTTTGTATGATGATTTATTTTCAGGTGGGAAGGGGTTTCGATCTAAACTGATAGGTTTGGTTTCAGAACCATTAAAGCTCGAAGTTTCTACGCAGACCCTATTGGCACAAACTATTGAATTTATCCATAACGCCTCGTTATTACATGATGACTTAATTGATCGTTCGCATCTTCGTCGTGGTAAGAAAACGGCGTGGCTTAAATACACGCCCGAGTATGCCGTGCTGGCAGGAGATTATCTTTTAGCGCGAGTCATGGTGAATCTGTCTTCTTTTGGAAATATTAAGCTGGTGCAATACACGGCTGAGATCATTTCCGACCTATTGGAAGGCGAGTGGTTACAGGACTCTGTGGTTGGGGATTATTTTGTCACGCTAGAGCAATTAGATCGCATTCATCATCTTAAAACCGCGTCACTTTTTAAATGGTGCTTGCGCTCGCCGTTCATAGCACGTGAAGACTACACTCAAGACTTACATTTCGTGCTAGGGGAAATGGGTGCGATTTTAGGACAGCTCTTCCAGCGTAGCGATGATCTGTTGGATTATGATATTCGTAATCACGAGGGCAAAGCGGTATTAGGAGATTTGAAATCAGGATATTTAAACTCTGTGGGTGCCTTTATGACCCGTGACTTAAGCCGAACGCAATTAGATCAGGTGATTAAATCCAGTTCTTTAGCAGATCTACATTTAGCTTTTTCTTCGGACCCGCAAAAAGGTAAAGAGATTTTTGATAAAAAGATAGCAGAATTCGACCAGATGAATACGAAGCTCATTGATTTATACAATCACCATTTAAGTACGCTCGACAGTCTTCTGAACGGAGACGAAAAAAAATTAGTTAATAATTTGAAGCCACTGACAGAAATTCTTTACTGGCGCAGAAAGCCTTCGAGCTAA